NNNNNNNNNNNNNNNNNNNNNNNNNNNNNNNNNNNNNNNNNNNNNNNNNNNNNNNNNNNNNNNNNNNNNNNNNNNNNNNNNNNNNNNNNNNNNNNNNATGTATGAGGGCccagtacgacgctccggtggcattgctacccccagggcccccgtcccgcctaaccctggagcggttgaccacgagatctagccctttgacttcccacggacgggctttgaccagtgacctctccacccggttgtgtcagatcAGCcaagagggacaccggggagcaacatccgggccaaacccacagatacatccactccatgtagacccgacgcatccgttcccccctccaggtgccggcggcggcgccgtccgtgatggGGCCACAcctcggagatgcgtgccgcctcttcggacatgccataacaccacccggttgtggtaggtcatccgatatatatataaacacttggagcaaagtccccttcgtatagacccgatgcggctgttccCCATTCGAGGTGCCGGCTGGCGGCGGCATCGTTCGTGAGGAGGGTCACACTGCTCCGTACAGAACCGAAAAATAttgtatgtatgcttattaacacatactatatgtaagttagtcaattaataataataaagaaaacagtgaagaaaaagaaaaaaaaagctatatgtatgcttattaacacatactatatgtTTATTAACATACTatatatgcttattaacacatactatatgtatgcttattaacacatactatatgcttaataataataataataataatatatgaaaaaaaagaaaaaaaactatgccgacggcatagctgcggccagggcagatggacgGCGCGCTCAGATCGGTGACgtgtcatctatgccgacggcagccgtcggcataggtcctggtcggtgcgctctggatcggtgacgtgtcacccgtatctatgccgacggccacccgtctcggccgtcggcatagattagaCGTCGTTAGCCGGCCGTGATGATCGTTGTCAGCGGgcccgcatctatgccgacggccgagatatgccgacggccgctgTAGGCGTAGTCTGGGATAAGCCGACGGCCgagatatgccgacggctgctgtcggtGTAGACGGGGATAGCCCGACGGCCATTGTAGGCCGACTGCCAGGACCTAGCTGTCGGCATAGCTCGGATTAGgccgacggcggccgtcggcatacatTTGGCTGTCGGCttagagccctgttccggtagtgcgATCGAACATCGAGTCCAATGGGAACTTGTCCGAGGTCCGATCTGACATGGCCTCGGGCTCTTCCTCGGGCAGGCTAGATGCTTGGTCCGTAATGGCAGTGGCCGGCTCCAGACTCAAGGTCAGATCCGAGGTAGGTATCACACCGTCATTTTGGGCTAGGATTTATTCCAAGGCCTGGACAGGTGTGTCTGTACGATCCTCAATCTAGTCTGACACCCATCTTGAAAACACAAGTTCACCACGAGAATCCGTGGTGTATTCCAAGCTTTCAAGTCTACCAGTCTGTCCTGGAGCGAATCTCTCGATATGGTCGAGGTGGCCAGTTGAATGTGCATGGAGGGTAATGCTACCGAAGACAAAAACTATACATGAAAAAGGCCAAGCCACAGCCGATGTGATCATCGATCTAGAAATGCCATCGGGTCGCTTCGACTACGCAGAGAGACTTGAATGGGCTACCAATGTTGAATTTATATCCAgaagatctcgggcagggggtcttgTTCTAATAGCCTTGAGACATGGTAACAGGAGGCAccgtgtttacctaggttcgggctttCTCAAAGAGATAATACCTTACTCCTGCTTTGATTGTATTGTTGTGGATGAGGTACAAAGTACAGGTgaactaccacgagatcgtatgTGAATGTGTTTGTCCGTCTACGGCCCCGGCACCTCGGTTTATACAGATACTAGGGGTGCCTAGGGTTACACATAAGTTGGTTGCATCTAGGAGCAAACTTGCCAGAGATTATCCCTAAACCTTGGAGTATGCGCCAAGTATTTGGGTTGTTCCTTCTTTGTGTTCTTGGGCTAGACAAATGAGGCCCACCAGTTGATGAGCTTAGAGGAGGGCCCTCGGCCCAGCACAAAGGATAGGTAACTGACATGCCaaacaccccctaattcaggactctgtCGGCTGGACAAAGGGTATATGAATTTTATCTGAATAATTTGCCATGGTCATTTGCAATGAGCAATGATATTGAAAGAAAATTGCAAAACAGATTTCTCTCGCTGTTACTTTGAGTGTATTTTTCTCTTGCTGTCTTTTAAGGAAATAACAAGCTTACCTTTTAGAAAACAGCACAAGGAGCGCCCGACTTTGAATTAATAAACCCAACATAGGCAAATGTTAAGCGAGTCTTACACTATTACATCAACCGGCCCTTACTGGCCAGATGAGCAAATTGGCGATCACAAAACAAGGTACTACTAGTTCGAACGAGCTAACGTACAGAAAACTATCTTCATGAAGAGGCGCTTCTATGGAATGCATGAAGACGTTCGATCTTGCACAAAACTTCAGAAGCAGCATCACCGTCCTCCCTCTTCCCCAGAGGACACCACTGTTAAAAATAAAGGACCGTCTAAAAATGTAGTTAACATGGTGAGAAGGAAACATTTTTTCAATAGTCATCTTATTACGAGTAGTCCAAAGCGCCCAAGCTAAAGCACTAAATGTACGCCAGGCCAAACGGCGAGGCTGGCCTCAGGCAGGCAACACGGAGAAGCATTAGAGCTTCAGTCATCGATTGTGGGTTCCAAGTGTCACCAAAACATTCTCTGACATAGCTCCATAGGAACCCGACGAGGGCTCATTGGAATAGGATGTGATTGACATCTTCTGAAGATCCACATAAAGCACAACACCTTTCCCGGACCGTGCCATTTTTGTAGATGAAGTGCCGAAGGAAGACGGTCCAAAGAGGCACTGTTGTAGCCCACAATGCTTTAGCAAAACACACTATAGGGCCTTGGGCTAACTTAACGTGTAAATATTTAACTGTGAAGTTTCCCGAATCTTGAGGTCCCATCTGATCAAATCTTTATTCGTGGAAAGCGAGCCATCCAAGAGAAGACGCAGACGAAAGAGAGTGCAAAAACCCAATGTTGACATTGCCTGTGGTAAACACCTTGCTAACAAGGATCTCAAGATCCGACACAAAAACAGAAAGTGACGGGAATTTGGCGCAAAGTGGCTTGCCCGAAATCCATGTCGACACCCAGAATTTAGTGTCAAGACCGTTCCCTACAAAGAATCTCACGCTAGGTTGAAGATTTATTTGCACTTCTCAATCCCATTTCAGATTATTATTTTTCGAAGTCGCCCCCCTCTTTTTTCCAGATTTGAGAACCCTTGGTTCTACAGGTAAAGAAAGATCCATTGAGAAAGTATTTAGCTTTAAAGATACAGGCCCAAAGGCCATGTTCATTCTGCGCAATCTCCCAAGTCCACTTAGTCACTAGGGCCAGGTTGATCTTTCTAGAAATGGAAATCTGTAAACCTCCCTGGTATTTAGGTCTACAAAGGTTAGCCCATCTAACCATGTGGTATTTACGTTTCTTAGAAGAATCCGCTTCCCAGAAAAAGCAGCTCTCACTTTGTCAAATTTCATGTGCGCTTCTTCCCCTAAGATAAAGAGACCCATCACAAATGTTGGGATGGCGGAGAGACAGGCGTTGGTGAGCGTAAGTCTAGCAGCAGTGGACACATAAGTTTCCCCTGCCAAGCTACCTGAGTACGGAATTGGGGAGATTGAACGTTTAAAAGGTTTCCGTTGGCAAAATATATATTTGCAAGTGGGTTATCATGTTTGCACAATCTTAAACAACAGCGTAGTATGCACAACAATACCTTGGAGCCTAGCTGGTACCAATTGTatttctccctcctcccctggccaTTAGAATTTCTACAGAATTCCTATCTTCCAAATTAGTTTGAGGCAAATAAAAAGGTGGAGTAGGCCGCTTCAATCTTCCACTCCACCCTGCTGATTCGCTAATGGTGTTGCATGCTGAGGGTCATGACTTTTTTTTGGCTGGAAAAAAGCTTCGGCACGCGGATCATCTTTGAAGCGCCTTCTCATTTTCTCCAAAAAAAGTAGGATCATCAAGGCACTAAAGTAAGTGAATTCACAACAAGCAGGGAATAATCAGTCAATTATCAAACCATGGTACTAGATTAACACTATCCACAAAAGATATACTGTATATTACCGCGTATATACGCTTTACCCTAGCCTCCTCCTTAGCTTGCAGCCTAGCTTCCTCCTCGGCGTCCAACTATAAAAGGAGGGGCAATGCATGTAATAAATAGTTAAGCAATAGAAGGTTGGACGTACTCACACACACCATAAATAGATCATCATACATTCTCATCAGAGCTGCTATGTTGAATATTAGTGTCACCACCGTATGGCAAATATGGATCCAAGTGACCACCAGAGTATTCATCAGCATCATTAGGGTGCTTCAAGTTAACCCTTTTGTTATACGTACAACCGCGGCAGTGACCTTCATTCAATAAAGGAGACAGAGGAGACAAGTCATTTACTACCACATACAAACAGCCAACTAGAAACAACTACATGAAAATAACCGAATAACTGAAATGTAAAAAAATGTGTGCAATAAGTCACTATGCATGGCTGTGCAGATTGAGATATTAAAATTGTTATTATAATGTATGGATGAAGGAAAACATAATAAAGGGTCAACCGAACAGTGTAATATGAAACATGTTTACAATTACTcagttattactccctccgtcccaaaatataagaacgtttttaacactaacatagtgtcaaaaacgttcttatattctggGACAGAGGGAATAGTATATAAGGTGAGAGTATATAATACCATTATCATTAGATTTAAGCATGTAGAAACAGCTGAGCGCAAAATCTTTATATGGTCCTCCAATATGTGTGATTTCCGCAAAGAACAGATTATCGGTGCCACTGTGAAATTCATCATCTCCTTTAGCCCTTGTAGTGAAATTGAGATGATAGTACCAGTCGTACTTATGGGGGCTGCCCTCACAAACTGACTGGATGCACACAATATCTTTGAGTTCATATGCGAGATTCTAAAACAGAAAGCATGAGTCGTATCAGTAACTGTTAGATGAGTAAGATAACAAATAGAGTGAGGGTGTGGGCGGGAGGGAGACAGAGCAGACCCCCAAAAGATTGTGGTCCTCGTTATATTTGTCCAGTAGAGCTTGAACCAATAGGCGTGTATGGTTAAGCCTTTCGGGTTCTAATAACGACTTTGAAAGCTTCTTCCTTGTACCATCAGGCCGGTAAAGAGCCCGCCTTGTAACTCTCTCGCTCCAGGACATCCCATCTAAGCACCTAGTTAAGATCAAAGCATGCTATTTGATAAGTAGATTGTATTACACTTCCTGAAAAATGGAGAATGCAAAGTGATTTGAAGTACTCTGTCAAAACGTGTCTAGGCCAGCCAGACATACTGTTAGGTGAATTAGTTGTAAATAGGCATCAAACAACTGCCAGGTCTCTTGAGTTAGGTCATGGTAGTTTGTGGCAGTGGTAGTAATAATGGTACTACCAGTGATCAACAAAATCTAAACTACACTGGACTATTTGCAAGCTTAGAAGTCTAAGTCCAACCTGTCAGCTTTCCGACAGTCTAGTTTGGGTAATTGTCCTTTCGCTGCTTCGTGCTCTTGAAATTGTGATAATCTTTTGTGGCCAACTCACAGAAGCATATGGATATTTGTTTTTTTGAACACAATTGCAAGTGTGAACGCACAGAATAGGAGACATCAAGTGATGGTAATCTAGAGCAGAGCAGGGAAACTTTACACGTTCTTATCCCGCAGGTCATCGAGATGGCGACTGATAGCATCATCAGCTTCCTGTACGCTCTGGAATGGCCCACCAATAGGAGGGTATATGTGGACTGATCCCCGGAGATCAGTTCTGATGATAAATGTCTTGGCCCAATTATAAGGTCTCCGGGACGTGATGGCCGGTGTCCCAGGACTAGGAGACAAACGCCCAGGTGGTGGCGGCGAGAGCCCGACGCCTCTCTCATCAGCAGCTACTGTCTCCACCTGCGGGCAGGAAGAGGAAGTGGCAGTAACAGATGATTCCCCCAATGTTGCAGTGTCGAGAGCCTCCTTCAAGAACAAGATGTCTTGCGCCGCCGACGCCTCTAGGCTCCTGAAGtaccccaaaaataaaaaataaacagaGCACCACATTATCTCAACTTATACGAGATAATAATTCGCATTATCCGTGAGGCGCTACAGAACAATATATGGGTAAGCTGGTAAAAGTAAAACTAGCCCGAAGTAGGGCCGAGCAATCGGCCAGAAATCCGACTGAAATTACGCAGTGATCTATGTAGACGAGAAGAGAACCCTCCCTCTGCAACCCTGCAACGAAACAATTTATACATCCCCATCCAATTCCAAGCTCGATCGCGACGGTCTTACCGGGGTTCCGTCCGGGTGGCGAGGCGCACTTCATCGTCGACGTTTCGGCGGGTGGCCATGGAGGTTGGCTTGGCGGGGTGGAAGAGGTACCGCGGCACTAGGGTCTGGATCGATATTGCTCGTTGGGCCGAGGGGAGGAGATCGGAGGATTCCGTTTTCTTCTAATACCTCTTTCCCTATCCCTACTAATATTTATAATTTTATAATTATTAATAAATAAACCAGCgatcgcttctggtcgtccgtcattggtcattttgcaaaaaagtcccccTGTTTCTTAGGAATTAACCCGTGGTCCTACTTAAATCTGGATAACGTTtcgttttttgcaaaaaacaccctgCCTCCACTTAACCGCCGTGAATGCCCCGCCGCTTGCCGCCGGCGCTGACTCCGCAGAAGCCAAGGCAGGAGATGCGCCACGGCGGGCGTATGCGCCGCCCGAGCCCAGGAATGGGGCGAGGCACGCCATGCGTTGGGTGCCTGCGAGAGAAGTGAGAGATGAGCGGGAGAGAAAAGGGAGGACGGGAGAAAGGAGATGGAAGGCcagagggagagagaagagagcggtgAGGTGCGGCGGCGGTCCTGCTGTTGGTGCTGCTCGCCGGTGGCGAGCCGGCCATCAGCGCGAGGAGGTGAGCTAGAGGGTGGATGTGCCGGTCGTAGGGGAGGAGGGCGCCAACGGCCGGCGAACTCCAGCCGCCAGGCTCCCTGCATGCTCCGTGCATGACCTGGGAAGGGGAAAAGAAAGAattgagaggaagaaggagaaagcaGGGAGAAGGAGAGTGTTATGGGGCTGCGTGCGCGAGTACACGGGAGGTGGATCGGGTGCTGAGCGGAGGAGGACGGAGGCTTGTTGGTGGCCTCGATCTGCTCTGGATCGCGCTGCGCTGCACGGTGGGAGGGGGGCTAGCAACAGCAGCGGCCGTTGAGGGAGGGAGGGTGCTGCGTGGTAGTTTCAGAGAGATGGGGAGAGAAGATAGGAAAGGAATCGGGGATGGGGGAGAGAAGAGGACGATAACTGCTGAAACGATAAGGTTGGAGGTTAGCGGTGAGCGGCTGAGACGAGGACGAGGATGAGAATAGCGGTGCCGTGGGGCCAGACGACATGCGTCGCCTGCTCGAGATGGCTACTTTGTCTACAGCTGGATATAGGACACCCGAGCAGGCTTGAGTGGACACGGGAGCACTCGCCGAAATAGGACTAAATTAGCCATCAAATCGTTCGATTCTGGGCGTGCACATCTGATTACTTTTCTGTATCAACGTACACATGCCGGGTTTGGTTTTACTTTTTTTTCCTTATTGAAGATTTGCATTTGTTTCTGTTTTTGACTGACTGCATAGATCAGGACACACACGActgaaacatactccctccgtccggaaatacttgtcctataaatggataaaatggatgtatctataactaaaataagtctagatacaaccatttttgggataagtattttcggacggagggagtatatgcctaGACGTCCAGTGAAATAAATACATAAATTATCTCTAGCCACTGATTCCGATTTATACAAGTGCATAATAAAACATAGGCGCAAAACATAGGCAATTACATATCATGGCTACAAAGTCTTCAATTGTTCTCAATAAAGTTGTTATTCCAAATCAGGAAGAATATGCCATGCTTGATGTCCCTGAAGAAGTTGTTTTCTAGAGAAGTCCCTGAAGATGGTTATGTTGAAGGTGGTATGGAGGAACGAGGCAACCAGCTTATACATCCTTTCGACCCGAACATTGATGCTAtgaagaaaaaagaatcagataaaATTACTTTGAAAGAGATGCATATATGATATTTTTATTTTCTGATATCATTGCAATGGTTAATCTATCAGTGTGGTATGCTTAGTCACTAGGCATCGACAAAACGCTCTACAATGTTGTACTGTAGTCAGACAAAAAACATGATGAATATAGAAGTGCTCTTACTTTAGTATCATTTTTTGCTTTCTAAATTGCTTCAAGGAAAAACTTGATCAGTAGTCTAGCATGGAAACAGCACATACATTCTCATGCTTATGTCCAACATAATTATATTTATTTATAAGTAGCTACATATGCTCTATTTATGATGCAAATTTTATATTTGATATTTAATCAACATCATCTTCATATAGTATACAAAACTCTCATGCAGGCAAGCAATTTGGATGGCAATCTCGAGTCATGGATCCCAacgaataaaaaacaaaaaaatatagagcagTATGTATGAACGACCagtgaagaaaaacaaaaaaagcatCATGAAGCGTATGAACCAAACAAAAGAATTAAAGATTCAACCCAGTTGCCAAAAGaatcactgttcaagatatcttccgacatTCCGATAAATCGCCCGGTTTATCGCTTACCGGTGTCTggccgataagataaatcggctgaTAAATTAGCCGATATAGCGATAAATCGGTCGATATGTCGATAAActagccgatttaccccttatcatgggtcgatcGATAAGTTCACGATAAGCGATATCCCAAACATTAAAATACACACAAGAGAAGAAGAAATATGCAAACGTTAAGCCAACACAGAAGATAAAAAAGTGCGCATGGGAAAGGCAGAAATACACAAATATGCAACCAGGACAAAAAAACCTAGAATAAAGCAAATTATAGCTAACCGTGAATTGAGGCGCAACAcactaaacaaagattcaattgcgATGAAGAATCATGCATATATCATCACAGAACAGGAAGTTAATACATCTATACGACTAGGACTGCATGGTTAGTACACACACAACATCCTTAGACGCTAGGCGAAGTATACGACATTATCATTGTGTGATATCAGTAACTCAACGTAAGTGTTGTGTGTGTGATTTTTTATTATCAGCACAATGATTAATTTACAGGTGAGATATGCATTGTCACTATATATTGACGGTCTAATGTACAATATCATATAGAAGTCAGGCAAAAACATCTTGTGCACCCTTACTTCAAAAATCCTTTGGATTAGTAACTGAACTCTTGGAGAATTTGCTTCCAAGTCGAGAAAATGCACTCGACGAAAGTCCTCCATGCACCCCTCTCTTCAACCACTGCCCCTctacccgtagcaacgcacgggcatgtcgtACGTCGTCGGCCATTTTGCACAAAAGTCCCCCTGTTTTCTAAGAATTCAACCCGCCATCCCTATGTAAGTGGATCTGAAAAAACGATTCATTTTTATAGAAAAAAGCCCTACGTTTCCAAGAATTCAGCCGCGACCCTGTCTTCTATCTTATCCCTTTTCCAGCACGGCGGGGCCGTGGTGGGCTCGCGGGAGACGGcgctcggggaggcggcgacgcgctcgggcgCCGCATCAGGCGGCGGAAGCGAGGTGGGGAGGCGGCGTTGCGCTCCAGGGATGCAACAgagaggcgtcgaggcggcggtgCCCTCGAGCGCCGCATTAGGCGGCGACATCGAGGCGGGGAGGCGGCGCTGCGCTCCGAGGATGCAGCAGCgaggcgtcgaggagccgctgtgcTCGGGTGCCGCATCAGGCGGCGGCAGCGAGGCAGGAGGCGCACGGGGAGATGAAGGAGGAGAAAATGGAGAGTCGGCCGGGGCACGGACCACAGCGGCGCAAGCTCGCAGGGGGCGATGGCCATAGCAGGGAGGCGGCGCTACGCTCGGGCACCGCATGCCTCCTCTGTGTC
This portion of the Triticum dicoccoides isolate Atlit2015 ecotype Zavitan chromosome 7A, WEW_v2.0, whole genome shotgun sequence genome encodes:
- the LOC119329382 gene encoding uncharacterized protein LOC119329382, producing the protein MATRRNVDDEVRLATRTEPRSLEASAAQDILFLKEALDTATLGESSVTATSSSCPQVETVAADERGVGLSPPPPGRLSPSPGTPAITSRRPYNWAKTFIIRTDLRGSVHIYPPIGGPFQSVQEADDAISRHLDDLRDKNVCLDGMSWSERVTRRALYRPDGTRKKLSKSLLEPERLNHTRLLVQALLDKYNEDHNLLGNLAYELKDIVCIQSVCEGSPHKYDWYYHLNFTTRAKGDDEFHSGTDNLFFAEITHIGGPYKDFALSCFYMLKSNDNGHCRGCTYNKRVNLKHPNDADEYSGGHLDPYLPYGGDTNIQHSSSDENLDAEEEARLQAKEEARVKRIYACLDDPTFFGENEKALQR